The following proteins come from a genomic window of Streptomyces sp. NBC_00539:
- a CDS encoding LysR family transcriptional regulator, with product MLDLSRLRALHAVSVHGSVAGAAAALGYTPSAVSQQIAKLERETRTTLLERRGRGVALTEEARHLADTARELLAIVERAETTLEERRGQPSGLLAVAAFASAARGLLPGVLAELAARHPALDVRLTEVDPHLSVDLVARGVTDLAVAHDWDIAPLPAPEGIEQAVIGDDHCDLVVPAGHPFTARPVIRRADLGGERWVCQPPGWVCHDWLVRTLRTAGFEPDIAHVAEENHTVVALVAAGLGVAVVPRLGTGPLPEGAVAVPLEPGPVRRLYALWRVGAARRPAITAAVRTLRAHWTARADAAAATAPEGPLPGDAESVRSPGDAARQ from the coding sequence ATGCTCGACCTGTCCCGGCTGCGCGCCCTGCACGCCGTCTCCGTCCACGGTTCCGTCGCGGGCGCGGCGGCCGCCCTCGGCTACACCCCCTCGGCCGTCTCGCAGCAGATCGCCAAGCTGGAGCGCGAGACCCGCACCACGCTGCTGGAGCGGCGCGGGCGGGGGGTCGCCCTCACCGAGGAGGCCCGCCACCTCGCCGACACCGCACGGGAGTTGCTGGCGATCGTGGAGCGGGCCGAGACGACGCTGGAGGAGCGGCGCGGGCAGCCGAGCGGGCTGCTGGCCGTGGCCGCCTTCGCCTCGGCGGCGCGCGGGCTGCTGCCCGGCGTTCTGGCCGAACTGGCCGCCCGGCACCCGGCACTGGACGTGCGCCTGACGGAGGTGGACCCGCACCTGTCGGTGGACCTCGTGGCGCGCGGGGTCACCGACCTGGCGGTGGCGCACGACTGGGACATCGCCCCGCTCCCGGCCCCCGAGGGCATCGAGCAGGCGGTGATCGGGGACGACCACTGCGACCTGGTCGTCCCGGCCGGGCACCCGTTCACCGCCCGCCCCGTGATCCGCCGGGCGGACCTGGGCGGCGAGCGGTGGGTGTGCCAGCCCCCGGGCTGGGTCTGCCACGACTGGCTGGTGCGGACCCTGCGCACGGCGGGGTTCGAGCCCGACATCGCGCACGTCGCCGAGGAGAACCACACCGTCGTCGCCCTGGTCGCGGCGGGGCTCGGGGTCGCGGTCGTACCGCGCCTGGGCACGGGCCCTCTGCCCGAGGGGGCGGTGGCCGTACCGCTGGAACCGGGGCCGGTCCGGCGGCTGTACGCGCTGTGGCGGGTGGGCGCGGCCCGCCGCCCGGCCATCACCGCGGCCGTGCGCACCCTCCGGGCGCACTGGACGGCCCGGGCCGATGCTGCCGCCGCCACTGCTCCCGAAGGGCCACTTCCGGGGGACGCCGAGAGTGTCCGCAGCCCCGGGGACGCAGCCCGGCAGTAG